The window ttttatattattcattttggAGATTGTAATGTGAATGCAGGGGTAAATAAATCCattatatttaagtaaataACCCATTACAAAACTAATAGAAATAGGACCAGCCCATGTTTTATGTAGGGCCCAATATTCTGTTATATGGGTTTATTTCATACGTACTCCCATGTTATTGCTAAAAGCCCATTTTTTGGGCCATAGAACTAAATGTGGCCCAATTTACCACATCTGCAATGAACAAATTTCATATAGGGTGGCccaaaataccgaaaaaatcaGTATACCGCACTTAACGTATCGAACGAGTTTCTAGACTTATGTAACCCTCCAAAAAATTGCAGAGAATAAACAGAAATGAACAACACAAGTCACACATTTTCTTACATTTTGCTTATATACTTACATCCAAACCTTCATTTTTGTGAATAAGCACATACATTAAGACAACTATCTcactataaacaaaaaaagggGCATTACTCATTTTATGTACATAGatttatacaataatattatagatgcaaaaacctaaaaaaaatgaaatcttgaTGCATCTCTATGAACATAGCCTAGGTACAGATTTGGCACTACTATGGCTTGCCATTCTTGATTTCATATGCACTTGAATTTTCCTACACACTTTCTCCAACTCCACCACTCTCCATTGCATCCCTTGGAGATGCGCCTTGATCTTCTCGTTCTCGTCCGTTAGGCTGAACTTCTTCGCGTATAGCACGACCTGCTTCGACCCCTCGGTTAAAGTGGCGTGGAGCAAGCTTTTTAGCCTGTGTTGCTGAGAGGCGACGGCTTGGACCGCGGATTTGGGAGGGAAATTGGCGTTGTGCGTGAGGTGGTCGAGTGTTTTTGGAGAGAGCTTAGAGTAGGTTAATCCGCGGCATACCTTCATCTTCTGCTCCTCGGATAAGCCCGAGTGAACCTGCATCACACGTGAACGATCATCTATCGGGACAGAtaattatctctcttactgtATTCTCTCTCCTAAATTATTAACTGTAcacttatttataaattactaaacACTATCTTCTTAATCCCTGTGCCAAAAGCAAATGTTGATCTTAAgtcgggacagagggagtattactatAGATACGACATTAGTACAATCGATTTTGCAAGATGGATACCTCGAGATACAAATTCACCGCGTAGTACACCCCATCGCACGAGTCTCTAGCTGAGTCGGGCAGCGATATGATCAGTGCCAAGAACTTGGACGGTTTCAAGTGAGGATCCGGGGCTACTTCGGCTAGAAACAGATCTATCAAGACCGCGGCCTTCCTAAGCCGGCTCAATGGCACGCAGCAAACGCCCTTGCCAAGAAAGGACTTCACGAGCCTAAGAACAAGATTCACATCATAGAGGCAGCTCGTGCCAACTGGAGATGGGGCGAGCAAATCATCCAAGGTCGCCTGATCTAACCGTGAACCGATCATGCTCTCCAACTTATCCCGGCTGCTAGAGTCCAGACCAACTCTCAGCATCCCGAATAAGCTCTTGTACGAAATGCACTCCACATCCAACGAATCGAGCAGGTCAGCAACAGCTTCGATGATCTTGAACTTGTCATCAGCTGAGGCAGTGACAAATCTTGATTTCTGATAGTAGAAGACAAATCTGCTGATAATCCcatgatcaatttttttcgCCACCATCAGCTTCACAAGCATTCGGATCAGATCAGTGTCTAGTGCCACGAGATCTTCAAACCACCATGTGGATTTAAACGCGCCACTCTTCAAGCTCTCTGTGCTTCTCGTGTCACACGACAGCCTACCATCCGAAGATGAGGCAGACGGAGAGGGGCTCGTCTCACAAGACGATGCAACTCTCCCAATCAACGACTCCAAGCACTTGTCGAGCAATGCCAATGAGCCAGCCCGAGGGAGCAGCTCCCGCCACTGCTTCAACGCTGCTAGAAGCTCGTGCCAGCTCCAGTCACGAACCTCTTGCGTTAGGTCGGATAGACTGTCCATTTCCATGAAATGTGAGATTGAAAATGTTGAGAGGAGTTATGATCACTTTCCCCTTGTTGTAGCAGAATCTTGCGATAATCTCGAAACTCGCTGCCCCTCCTGGGAATTCGCTGAAGATCACCTTGAGACAACCTGCCGAATAACAAGATAGCAAAATCTCTACAAGAATCATACAAGAATTTGCAAGTAAATGCACAAAAGCTAATCCAAAAATCAAGAAGTGGTTAGCAAAAGGGCAATTTGGGACCAAAGGAGTAAACTGAAGTGGTCCATAATATCATTAAAGGGAACATGTAATGTTATTACAACAGCAAACTGCAATCTTTATCAAGGGAAATGGGTTACTACAAACCAAGAAACAGCCTAAATAATAGGTTAGGACAAAAAGGTTTTGATGCACAAAGATGAAAAGGTCAATGCAAGGCAATAAATTCTGTCAAAGAAAGCAAGGGAGGATGGCATGCCCTGCCCCCTACATAGAAGGGAAAGAAACAGttgcaattttgaaaatgggAGGTGTTGTCTAGCCCCCCTTCCCCTTGAAAGGTGTGAAACAATCAAAAAGTAAAGGcatcaatattaaatatagcAAACAATAAATGAGGTTTGACTGTGAGGAACATGCTACACAAAAATGTGAAGAATGTNNNNNNNNNNNNNNNNNNNNNNNNNNNNNNNNNNNNNNNNNNNNNNNNNNNNNNNNNNNNNNNNNNNNNNNNNNNNNNNNNNNNNNNNNNNNNNNNNNNNTCCCAatcctcatcccttttctctcttcattctctcctcatctcatcccttttctctcttcatttattttctctctccatctatatttaatgaattctgAATCATCTTCTCATTCTCGGTCCGACGAGGAGAtatctcattcttcttccgaagaGGAGGTACCTCCCGCTCCCACCGGATGAGATGTCGCGGGTTTCGCCAACAACCCAATCAACAACTATATCTCCCGTTTCATACAAAGCGAGATTGCTCGAATGCAGCAGCCACCCCAACGGCCAATCCGCAGGCGGCGCCGATACATCCCCCGCGACCACGTTGGTGGGCACGATCGGCTGTTCGCCGATTATTTTGCTGAGGAACCACGTTATCCGGCAGATGTATTTCGTCGCCGATTCAGAATGCGCCGCTCCCTCTTCCTGCGCTTTGTTAATGCGTTGTCCGCGCGTTACCTCGAGTTCCAGCTCCAGCGAGATGCCACAGGGAAGCTCGGTCTATCGCCCCTGCAGAAATGCACTGTTGCCATCCGACAATTGGCATATGGAGGGTCCGCCGACATGTTCGATGAGTATCTGCAATGCGGCGAGACGACTGGCAACGAGTGCCTGAAGAATTTTTGTCAGGGCGTGCGAGAGATATTTGGGGAGCACTTATTATTTCGCGGAGCCTTGGTGGCCCACTTGATTCCTGGCTGGATTAGCCTTTGGAGGACCCACGGCTTTAGAAGTGCTCGGCAGCATCGACTGTATGCTGCGGCGGTGGAAGAAGCTGCTGACCGTGGCGAGGCGAGTTCACTACCGGCTACACAGGTACGCATCCCACCATCATTCTTGAAGCCGGTGCCGACCAACGgctttggatttggcatgcttattttggtatagccgggtcgaacaacgacctaaatgttctcaattcctcgccccttttcaacgagcggATCAACGGGTTAGGCCCCTCCATCGAATTCACGGCCAATGGCAATGTGCATAACATGGGGTACTACCTGGCTGACGGCATCTATCCGCAATGGCCCGTGTttttgaagacgatcagatgccCAATCGGAGATAGTAGAAAGTATTTTGCCCGAGCGCAAGAGTCTGcacgcaaggatgtggagagggcGTTTGGGGTGCTCCAAGCACGATTTGCACTGGTAAAGGGCCCGACGCGCTTTTACTACCAGGGGGATAttgccgacatcatgtatgcgtgcatcatcatgcataacatgatcatcGAGGATGAACACGAAGGCGTCCTCAACGTCACCAACGACACCAGTGTTGCATCATCGAGTCACGGTGTCTCAACCGAGTCCGAGTCCGCCCGCCGGGGTGTACCGTACAACGAACATGAACGGTTCAAGGCGTTCATGGACATACACCAAAAGGAGGCCCATCGAGCACTACAACACGATATGATCGAAGAATTGTGGGCAAATAGAAACCGCGCCCaccgcccttgaatttttttactttgaatttttttttccattcctgtactattttttttttattaattttcgtcGTTGTAATGTTTACTCGTgttttaatacaacgaactttattactattatttgttttgtcttataaattaaattagctagctttattatatacaaaaataaaacaattaaattagtgatgatgtaaaaatgaaatgttgagttagggagaaataagggagaaataagtgGAGAAACCATGATTATAATCTTGTAGTACtgtataatttatgtaaaagtaaaaaattatgtttatgAAATTACCTCcaattagaattttttattaaaaaggttatttcatttatttaagacaatgcaaaagaataaaaaaatttaaattaatcaaaaagtAATCAGATATGGAAGCTACTCATATCAGAGCTAGTAAGAGATTATAATCTTGTAGTACtgtataatttatgtaaaaattaaaaattatgtttatgAAATTACCTctaattagaattttttattaaaaaagttatttcatttatttaagacactgcaaaagaataaaaataaataaattaatcaaaagtaATCAGATATGGAAGCTACTCATATCAGAGCCAGGTTTCGATCCTGGGACCTGTGGGTTATGGGCCCACCACGCTTCCGCTGCGCCACTCTGATtttatgctatttttaaactaatgtattaattgatatttttaattatcttcTTTATGGGCTTAGTGATAATACTCATTCGGCTTATGTTAGAAGTCTTATGCCCATAAGCCCAATGCTACTGgtgacattttaaatttaaaatcaatagaAATGGATGTGTCATTCCATAGTCTATAATGTTAGTAGTATGTTTAGGCcacattaaaatcaaataagtagtagtagtatattactTGAATTTCTTTGCCAATAATACACACTCATGATGATTTGGATAGTGGTAATTAATCCAGCAGTGTTAGGATTGTTATTACGTTGAATTGCACCATAGGTctagtttgataatatcctcaagagaacctttaaataaagttttattatttggaacCTAGCTATTTGGAAAtttattccatcaattttGATACTCTAATatattacataaattttaataatatataattaattaaatagcctatcaataattttgataatagattatacaaatttttatttatatctaaaatataaagtaatgattgatagtatattaataatatagaaTAAGGTTCATGTGATGAAAGGGTTTGACAGCAGTCGTCGTCGTCGCCGATTGTTGTGAACATAACGCCGATACAAACATCCGGGTATGTTTATGCTTGTGGCGCTCAAAAGCCAAGGCCTTGCAACTTCCCAAATACACTTCCCAATTAATTTTCCATAGTTGGTACATGAACATATAATCAGTTGTGTTTAAT is drawn from Salvia hispanica cultivar TCC Black 2014 chromosome 6, UniMelb_Shisp_WGS_1.0, whole genome shotgun sequence and contains these coding sequences:
- the LOC125195616 gene encoding uncharacterized protein LOC125195616 gives rise to the protein MQQPPQRPIRRRRRYIPRDHVGGHDRLFADYFAEEPRYPADVFRRRFRMRRSLFLRFVNALSARYLEFQLQRDATGKLGLSPLQKCTVAIRQLAYGGSADMFDEYLQCGETTGNECLKNFCQGVREIFGEHLLFRGALVAHLIPGWISLWRTHGFRSARQHRLYAAAVEEAADRGEASSLPATQTIRCPIGDSRKYFARAQESARKDVERAFGVLQARFALVKGPTRFYYQGDIADIMYACIIMHNMIIEDEHEGVLNVTNDTSVASSSHGVSTESESARRGVPYNEHERFKAFMDIHQKEAHRALQHDMIEELWANRNRAHRP